The genomic region TGCAGAGAATGAATGCCTAGGCATGCAGCCACTCGCTCTCGGTCGGTCGCTCCAGTCCTGCTGGCTTCGCTTATCTTCCCCTTTTATTTCTCGTGATGACATGGAATAGTCTATCCTCGTCTAGCTAATCAGGTCGCGGAAGGAAGCGCCCAGCTCTCGGGCACGGGCCCGACGTCATATATGACTTCCCTGTGGCAGGACCAGACAAGTTTGATGGCTTCCGGAGTCCCGATCCCTGCGCCTCGCGGATCACCGGCCGGGCCAAACCTGGATTTTGCAGTGGGACGGAAATGTTACGTTGCCGTATATAGTTTCATGTATGCCTACTTGTAACCGTGCATGCCAAGCTGAATTTTTGGGTCCTGGCTCACCAGTGGTTCTGTGGAGCGCCCGTGGTCCTCGCTCGAATTCCGGCGTAGGTTGTCCCGTTAACGGATCTCCCAAGTACATCCTGAAAATAAACCAAGATAAGGAAAACGTTCGGAAGTCATTCAAGTGTTTGGTTACTGACAGCGATGCTTTTGGGGGGGATCCTGAGATCATGCTGAAGAAACCCTGACTTTATCAAACTAAGTTCCATGTGAGAAATGCGGGGCTAAACAAACTTGCAGAGAGTTGAACCGACTTGCCTGCAGGAATAGCGGGTCGTTTGAGACAACTGCAGCTGTCAGATGCGCATTCATCCTTTCGCAGGCTTCTAAGACCAACTCAAGCTGATCCTCAGAGTATTCTGTGACTACCTGGGTTGTGGAATCAGAATAGGACAGTTTAATCATTAAGATTAAGCAGATCTAATAGAAGAGGTCAACAACATAGAAACATGTGATTAACTCCTGACAAAGCAACTGTTAGTATGGGTGATAAGGACGACAACAAAGACTGGTTTAAAAAATGCGCATGCAGCTTTGAATTGAATGTAGAAAAAAAAACTATAGGTACATGTTGCAGTCCGAAACAAATAAACTATGCCCTTTCTGTAGTCGTTAAcatttttccatctcgtagatGTTTCAGGAAGGGGTTAATAATTGCTATACTGGATTCATACTAGTCTCATACGAATGCCAGGCATCAAGTAATTTCCTTTTCCGAAGTTCTATGCATCATTGCATCTTACTGCTTAGAACAAAATAAAGCCATGAATTAACTCCAAGGACTAGTTTGAATACTCAAACCCCCTCCGGGATTGGAGGGGGATTGAAGGGGAaattaatcccctccaatcctggtggggatttgagtttccaaactaaccCTAAAAATAGATCGCAGATTTGTGATTCATATCCACGAATAATGGTATTATATGTTGGAGTGAATGAACAGTAGTTCGATACAGTGAAAACCCTAACAGATATATGGACCCCTAGTGGGCTGTGGGCTAGGCCCAAGTACACAGATATACAGATCCTTCTATAGTACTCCCTTCATCCCAATTATAAGATGTTTTAGTACTTCTAGATTCATAAATTTTACCATGTATCTAAAAACTCGACCTGCAGGGATAAGACAACCTCGGTCATTATATTAAAaagaagaccttctcacgcaTGTCGAGAAACCCGCCCAGACCCTGCCCCACTCATACACAGCGGcaccgtagcccatgtgagaaacGACCGTAACCGCGACCGGGACTTAGACCGGTGTTTTGACGTGGAAGAGACGAGAGAATTTTTTTAACCACAGTttgaaattcgctcccacaggGAGTCAAATCCAATACCTAAGGAGTGCTACTCATACCACTAACCAACTCATCTAGAGGCCCTACGAATATTTAGGTGCTTAGCAAAAGCACCTAAAAAACAAAACATATTATAAtttggaacggagggagtatatatttTTGGAAGAGATTTGTAATACTAGTGTCAGGAATGCCAGGACTATCAAGCATTATTGtattattttcattatggtaacatAATTACACCTAGGATCTATTACCTGGAATGGACCAAATATCTCCTTTGTCACAAGCTCGAAGTTCCCACTTTTTAGAATTTCTTCTAGAGGAACAAATACAGCAGTAGGCTTCATGGCACCATAAATTTTGGGAATTGAGTGATTCGCTAACGGTTCACCACCAAACAGAACCTTTGATCCTCTTATTTTGAGAAGGTTGTTCATGTGCTCTATCATGGCTTCTGTAGTAACCTGGATCAGAAAAGATCCATGATATGTTAATAAGAAGAAACAGAAAAACTTTATACCGCTAATCCAGTTGTGAGTTGTGACCATATAAACAGTTGAGACAAAAAAATAGTGATGAATAGCTACATGTTCTTTTTCTTTCTCCACACATATTTGACCTTTTATATGAAAACCTGTACTGTGCAAAGACAATTTCCTTTGTCTTCTCTTCTTACACACTATTTGATGTCTGGACACCCTCACATCtactaaaataaaaaaaaaacttCTCTTCTTACACACACATGAGTAAGGtttagaaaagggataggcaaatCTTCGAACCCTCAACCTGGTGACTCGGTGAGACAACTCTCACCGCTAGACTAGGATTGCCCTTCACATCTACTAAAATAACAGAAAATAATATATTATTACCTGGTTCCATTTATTGCTTGATTAAGTTTTTAACTACTGTTTGTTCCCAACACGACACCATATCATTTTAGTTACAAAGAACAATTGTGATTACAATCCAGAACTGTCCACTTACTGCAGTAGCGAAGCTAGCAAAAATTTTATCGGGGTCATCAGTATTTTCTACTAGATCTTCACTATAGAACTATTGTTATTAACACCATTTTCTATTAGATATTCAGAAATTTACCGGGGTCAGCTGACCCCCAAAAAAGGGCTGGCTCCGCCCCTGACTTACTGTAAGGACTGGACCAATTGTTAAATCTTCAAGCTTCCTTCTTTCAGAAAGTTTCTTCATTTTCTCAAGCAGACCACTAGAAGACCAATTCTGCAAGTGGAAGCAAATTATACAACAAATAAATAACAAAGAAACAGAGTGCTTTGATTTCCATTTAAAATATGCCAAAGGGCATTGTAAGATCTTAAATAGCTTCCGAAGTTCATTAACCGACAATAGCACATGCATCCACAATAACTGTCACCCGCTCCCAGTACCAGCGATCGatgcctttttcttttcttttctaatcCTCTTGAGCAGATATATAATGATCCAAAACTTTTAGATCAATATGATTAGAGAGGTAACAACCCTAGGAGATTGACCAACTTACTAGAAAATAAAACACCAAAGGACCGATCACAAGTCATAGATCAACCAACCAGGAACATTATATGCTTCATCAGCGATGAACAGTCCACAATAACAATCCTAGATAATTAGCAAAGTAACACACATTTGACAGTCTTTACCTTGTGCATGAATAGAACAGACTGAGCAGAGCATTTCTGACCGCTACAAGCATAAGCATCCTGATCGCAAACCCATGCAACATAATCAACCTATTTATTTGGTCACAAATCACAGAAATCCAGTCAAGTCACAATTCTGATTGTGGTTATATGATTTTTATCCATTGAATAGAAATATAGCTTTAGACCTCTTGAACATCTGGACCAAGAATTTTCCAATCAAAACCAGCATCCTCCAATTTAACTCGGCCTTTCAAATCAGCAGCCAATTTCTCTGCTACCCGTGAACTCCCAGTGAAAAGGGTCATTTTCGGATTAGCCTACATGATATCACAAAAAATTCAAGCATGGAAACTTCAACTTAAAAGCAGAGTTTAAGTCCACTTGGTCGACAAGGACTTCCAGTACTGAATGAATATAAACAGGCAGATAGCATATTCTTCTGTGATAATTTCTTTAAACCTCAATTGCAGAACACAATGTTATGTGCCGCATACTTCCCCTAAAAGAAGTACCGAAGACCAAGATATAAAAATGTTACCTGAATTGGTTGAAGCACAACATATTGGTCATTATTAATGAGATGAACTCTTTAATTCTTAAACTAAAATGTTAAAACAAAGAAACAGGCACATGTTTCAAACATGGAACTAGTTTGTCAAAGAACATAACAGTAAGTAAACTAACCAAGACCAAAtgttaaaaatttcaaacaatcaATTCTGTGATCCAAAGTAACATCCATGACCCCACTGAAAATTGTGTTTCCTTATCTAGTTATCTGTCTTTTTGTAACTTGTACCATCGAATCATAGAATAACCATTCATACCTCTAACAGAAGCTTGTTCATTACGGCACCATCAGAATTTATGAAATCCATATCCTCTGCTGGCAATCCACAATCATGAAGCAACCTAATCATTTGTTCCATCACAATGCTAACCTTGCTGTCAACCTTGAGTACTGGTTTATTTCCCATGTATAGTGCTCCCATCAATTGTAGTAAGGGGATCTCCAACGGAAAATTGAATGGTGTGATAATTGCAACCTGCACAAATTCTAGATCTATTAGCTCTAACATGTCATAAATTTGAATAAAAAATACAAATGTTCGTATTATACAGTATAAAATAGAACTATTCGTCATGTAACATGTGACAGCTTGCATGCAGACTTCACTCGAATGTGTCAACACTCAGCAATACAGACATGTCAACAGCCAATTTGACTAGCATAGTAAAACTTTTATTCAACCAGCTAACAAGTATGCAAATTTTGTTGAAAGATATGCCCCACCCCAAGAGATGAAAAGGCATATCTTGAAACTTAAGCTGAAATATAACTCAAAAGGAACAAGGACTTATCCATAAAAATTAACTTGATCCTCTTGAAAATTATTTGTAATAATTAGGTTATTTCACATGGAATTTTTATGTGCTCTAAAGAGTCCAAAAACTTTCTTTTGGCCAGAAGAGGCTGTTAAGAACACTTACTGGGCCATATGGCCAACGGTAGCCATTACTTCTTTGTCCAAGATGGTTACCTGGTACAGCAAATGACCTTGCCAGAAAGCGTACCTGTTACACCAAACAAAGAGAATACTGAGTAATGAGAAGACGAGTGAAATTCTTTGAATCTACAAACTGGAGTATTTTCTTCCAATCTGCACATTTCAGACTAGACCATTTTGC from Zea mays cultivar B73 chromosome 6, Zm-B73-REFERENCE-NAM-5.0, whole genome shotgun sequence harbors:
- the LOC100193220 gene encoding probable aldehyde dehydrogenase isoform X4 encodes the protein MYGDISAKAAHMLGQPAVLDFFAKLIQRVSPKSYQQALAEVQVSQKFLENFCGDQVRFLARSFAVPGNHLGQRSNGYRWPYGPVAIITPFNFPLEIPLLQLMGALYMGNKPVLKVDSKVSIVMEQMIRLLHDCGLPAEDMDFINSDGAVMNKLLLEANPKMTLFTGSSRVAEKLAADLKGRVKLEDAGFDWKILGPDVQEVDYVAWVCDQDAYACSGQKCSAQSVLFMHKNWSSSGLLEKMKKLSERRKLEDLTIGPVLTVSQGRSQPFFGGQLTPVTTEAMIEHMNNLLKIRGSKVLFGGEPLANHSIPKIYGAMKPTAVFVPLEEILKSGNFELVTKEIFGPFQVVTEYSEDQLELVLEACERMNAHLTAAVVSNDPLFLQDVLGRSVNGTTYAGIRARTTGAPQNHWFGPAGDPRGAGIGTPEAIKLVWSCHREVIYDVGPVPESWALPSAT
- the LOC100193220 gene encoding probable aldehyde dehydrogenase isoform X1 — protein: MSRLLSRQHLAAVRRSAPFACVSRWLHTPSFATVSPQEVSGSSPAEVQNFVQGSWTASANWNWIVDPLNGDKFIKVAEVQGTEIKPFVESLSKCPKHGLHNPLKAPERYLMYGDISAKAAHMLGQPAVLDFFAKLIQRVSPKSYQQALAEVQVSQKFLENFCGDQVRFLARSFAVPGNHLGQRSNGYRWPYGPVAIITPFNFPLEIPLLQLMGALYMGNKPVLKVDSKVSIVMEQMIRLLHDCGLPAEDMDFINSDGAVMNKLLLEANPKMTLFTGSSRVAEKLAADLKGRVKLEDAGFDWKILGPDVQEVDYVAWVCDQDAYACSGQKCSAQSVLFMHKNWSSSGLLEKMKKLSERRKLEDLTIGPVLTVSQGRSQPFFGGQLTPVTTEAMIEHMNNLLKIRGSKVLFGGEPLANHSIPKIYGAMKPTAVFVPLEEILKSGNFELVTKEIFGPFQVVTEYSEDQLELVLEACERMNAHLTAAVVSNDPLFLQDVLGRSVNGTTYAGIRARTTGAPQNHWFGPAGDPRGAGIGTPEAIKLVWSCHREVIYDVGPVPESWALPSAT
- the LOC100193220 gene encoding Probable aldehyde dehydrogenase: MSRLLSRQHLAAVRRSAPFACVSRWLHTPSFATVSPQEVSGSSPAEVQNFVQGSWTASANWNWIVDPLNGDKFIKVAEVQGTEIKPFVESLSKCPKHGLHNPLKAPERYLMYGDISAKAAHMLGQPAVLDFFAKLIQRVSPKSYQQALAEVQVSQKFLENFCGDQVRFLARSFAVPGNHLGQRSNGYRWPYGPVAIITPFNFPLEIPLLQLMGALYMGNKPVLKVDSKVSIVMEQMIRLLHDCGLPAEDMDFINSDGAVMNKLLLEANPKMTLFTGSSRVAEKLAADLKGRVKLEDAGFDWKILGPDVQEVDYVAWVCDQDAYACSGQKCSAQSVLFMHKNWSSSGLLEKMKKLSERRKLEDLTIGPVLTVTTEAMIEHMNNLLKIRGSKVLFGGEPLANHSIPKIYGAMKPTAVFVPLEEILKSGNFELVTKEIFGPFQVVTEYSEDQLELVLEACERMNAHLTAAVVSNDPLFLQDVLGRSVNGTTYAGIRARTTGAPQNHWFGPAGDPRGAGIGTPEAIKLVWSCHREVIYDVGPVPESWALPSAT
- the LOC100193220 gene encoding probable aldehyde dehydrogenase isoform X2; this encodes MDFTTHLKLQRALMCRYLMYGDISAKAAHMLGQPAVLDFFAKLIQRVSPKSYQQALAEVQVSQKFLENFCGDQVRFLARSFAVPGNHLGQRSNGYRWPYGPVAIITPFNFPLEIPLLQLMGALYMGNKPVLKVDSKVSIVMEQMIRLLHDCGLPAEDMDFINSDGAVMNKLLLEANPKMTLFTGSSRVAEKLAADLKGRVKLEDAGFDWKILGPDVQEVDYVAWVCDQDAYACSGQKCSAQSVLFMHKNWSSSGLLEKMKKLSERRKLEDLTIGPVLTVSQGRSQPFFGGQLTPVTTEAMIEHMNNLLKIRGSKVLFGGEPLANHSIPKIYGAMKPTAVFVPLEEILKSGNFELVTKEIFGPFQVVTEYSEDQLELVLEACERMNAHLTAAVVSNDPLFLQDVLGRSVNGTTYAGIRARTTGAPQNHWFGPAGDPRGAGIGTPEAIKLVWSCHREVIYDVGPVPESWALPSAT
- the LOC100193220 gene encoding probable aldehyde dehydrogenase isoform X3; this translates as MDFTTHLKLQRALMCRYLMYGDISAKAAHMLGQPAVLDFFAKLIQRVSPKSYQQALAEVQVSQKFLENFCGDQVRFLARSFAVPGNHLGQRSNGYRWPYGPVAIITPFNFPLEIPLLQLMGALYMGNKPVLKVDSKVSIVMEQMIRLLHDCGLPAEDMDFINSDGAVMNKLLLEANPKMTLFTGSSRVAEKLAADLKGRVKLEDAGFDWKILGPDVQEVDYVAWVCDQDAYACSGQKCSAQSVLFMHKNWSSSGLLEKMKKLSERRKLEDLTIGPVLTVTTEAMIEHMNNLLKIRGSKVLFGGEPLANHSIPKIYGAMKPTAVFVPLEEILKSGNFELVTKEIFGPFQVVTEYSEDQLELVLEACERMNAHLTAAVVSNDPLFLQDVLGRSVNGTTYAGIRARTTGAPQNHWFGPAGDPRGAGIGTPEAIKLVWSCHREVIYDVGPVPESWALPSAT